The Candidatus Sphingomonas colombiensis genome contains the following window.
CGGTGACCTTGCCGTCCTGATGGCCGCACTGCTTTTCGTCGGACACCTGATTCTCGATCTGGAGCGCGCAAGCCCCGGCCTCGATCATCTTGCGGGCGAGCAGATAGGTCGCCTCGGCATTGCCGAAGCCCGCGTCGATGTCGGCGATGATCGGCACGACATGCGTTTCGTAATTGTCGATCGCGTTGACCAGCCGCTGCGTCTCCACCTCATTGCCGGTTTCGCGTGCGGAATCGAGATCGCGGAACATCATGCCCAGTTCGCGCGCATCAGCCTGCTTCAGGAAGGTGTAGAGTTCCTCGATCAGCGCGGGAACGCTGGTCTTTTCGTGCATCGACTGATCGGGCAGCGGGCCGAAATCGCTACGCAGCGCCGCGATCATCCAGCCGGATAGATAGAGGTATTTCCCCTTGGTCGTCCCGAAATGCTTCTTGATCGAGATGAGCTTCTGCTGCCCGATGAACCCGTGCCAGCAGCCCAGCGACTGGGTGTAGGCGGCCGGATCGGCATCATAAGCCGCCATGTCGCGGCGCATGATCGCGGCGGTATAGCGTGCGATATCCAGCCCGGTGCGGAAGCGGTTCTGCAACTGCATCCGCGCGACCGCCTCCGCGTCGATCCCGTCCCAGCTTCCGTTGAAGCTGCGGATCAGCGTGTCGGCGCCGGCGATCTTGTCCTGATAGGTCACGGATATTGCTCCTTCGATTATTCTGGCCGGGCGATGGAAATGTCCGCCGACGACGCGCGCCGGCGGACACCTTTCCTCCCCAGGAACTGGACGTCAGCCGAGGCGGCCGAGGCGGTGATAAAGGTTCGAGAATTTGGCCGAGCGGGGATCGTCAGCGATCTGTTTCACGTAGCTGGCGACCGCTTCCTTCATCAGATCGAAGTCTTCGGTCGAAAACACGGCGCGGGCGCGCTGTGGCTCCTTGGTCATGTCGTGGCTCCTGCTTCGTTCGGCGTGGCCGCCGGATGGAAGTGTGATAATCCACGAAAACGCACTGTAAGAGCCCGGATCGCATCGGAATCGTGTCGCACGGTGACGATAAACGCGTTAATATGAGTGTTATTGTAAAATATTTTACAGAAAGGCGGGGTAATGGCGCGGGATAAGCTGCTGGCGGGCCATGCGGTGCGACGGCTGCGGCGGCGTACCGGGCTGACCCAGGCGGCGATGGCCGAGATGCTCGCGATCTCGCCGAGTTATCTGAACCTGATCGAGCGCAATCAACGCGCTCTGCCCGCGGCCTTGCTGGTGCGGATGGCGGAGCAGTTCGATTTCGATCCACGTGCGCTGGCGGCGGGCGAGCCGGGCGGAGGGGCGGCGGCGATCCGACGGCGACTGGCGGACCCGTTGTTCGTGGATCTGGAGATCGACCGGCACGAGGTGGAAGAATGGCTCGCCGCGGCTCCCGGCGGCGCGGAGGCATTCGCGCGCGCCTTCGATCGTGCCGGCGGCGGGGCCGCGCCGGCGGGGGAGGCGCGTGATGACGCCATGACCGCGGTGCGCCGCGAGATCGAACGCTGGCGCAATCATTTTCCTGATCTCGACGCGGCGGCCGAAGCGCTCGCCGACGAGCTGCGGCTGGTCGGTGCGGATCTGTACGCCGGGCTGGTCGAGCGGTTGCGCGTCAAGCACGGCCTGTCGATCCGCATCCTGCCGGCGGACGTGATGCCTGATCTTCTGCGCCGGCTCGATCTCCACGCGCGGCAGCTGCAGCTCAATGAGATGCTCGATCCGCCCGCGCGGACCTTCGCGCTGGCGGCGCAACTCGCGCAGCTTGAGGCGCGGGTGGAGATCGATGCGCTGGCACGTGGCGCCGCGCTCGCCGATCGCAATGCCGAGCGGCTGTTCCGCCGCCATCTCGCCAGCTATTTCGCCGCCGCCGTGATGATGCCCTATGCCCGTTTCCTGCGCGCGTGCGAGGCGACCGGCTATGACGTGAGCGTGCTCGAACGCCGCTTCGGCGCGAGCTTCGAACAGGTCGCGCACCGGCTGACGACGCTGCAGCGCGTCGGCGCGCGCGGGCTGGCCTTCTTCATGATCCGTATCGACCGCGCGGGGCAGGCGTCGAAGCGTTACGCTGGGGCGAGCGGCGCGGCGCTGGTGGAGGCGAACGCGCGCTGCCCATTGTGGCGGCTGCATCGCGCCTTCGATCGGCAGGGCGCGCTCGCGGTGCAATTGGTGGAGCTGGAGGACGGCGCACGCTGGTTCACGCAGGCGCGCGCTGTCGGTGCGCCGGGTGGCCGGGCCGATGCCGCGCCGCATGAGGTGGTGGCGGAATTCGCGATCGGGCTGGGGGTCGCGGCGGATCACGCGGCCGGGCTGGCCGCCGCGCGCGGGCTCGATCTTAGCGGCGCGGCGACCCCGATCGGGCTCGGCTGTCGCGCGTGTCTGCGCGCGGCGTGTCCGCAACGCTCCGCCGCTCCCGATGGCCGTGCGCTGCTGGTCAACGATCGCGAGCGCGGGCTTTCCGCGCTCAGCTTCGCGGAGGATTAGGGCGGATCGCCGTTCAGAAGATGGTGGAGCAAAATGGCGGCTTTCCGTGACCCCGAGCGCAGCGGACAACACGTCCGCGAGCACGGGAAGCGCGGAAAGCCGCCATTTGCAGCCCGCCAGAACTCAGCGGCGATCCGCCCTAGGGCTTGGCCTCCTGCCAGCCGAGCCCAAGCGCCTTTTGGATCGCGACATAATCGCCGGTCATCGCGGCGGTCGCCTGACTGAGCGATTGTTCGGCGGAAGCGCGCTGGCGCTCGGCGTCGAGCACGTCGATCATCGTCGCGGTGCCGGCATCGAAGCGCTGGCGCATCAGCTTCGCCGAGCGGTTTGCCGAGGCGAGGCTGCGCGCGGCGCTGCCCACGGTCTGTCGCCGCGCGGCGTAGCGCGAGAGCGAATCCTCCGCGTCGCGCAGTGCGTTGAGCACGGCGCCGCGATATTGCGCCGCCGCTTCGTCGCGCGCGCCTTCGGCTTGTCCGACCCGCGCGGCATTGCGCCCGAAATCGAGGAAGTTCCACGAAAGCTGTGGTGCGGCGATCGCGGAGAGATTGCCGAGATCGAAGATATCGCCGGGTTTGCTGCCGCCGATGCCGATCAGCCCCATGAAGCTGA
Protein-coding sequences here:
- a CDS encoding short-chain fatty acyl-CoA regulator family protein, which translates into the protein MARDKLLAGHAVRRLRRRTGLTQAAMAEMLAISPSYLNLIERNQRALPAALLVRMAEQFDFDPRALAAGEPGGGAAAIRRRLADPLFVDLEIDRHEVEEWLAAAPGGAEAFARAFDRAGGGAAPAGEARDDAMTAVRREIERWRNHFPDLDAAAEALADELRLVGADLYAGLVERLRVKHGLSIRILPADVMPDLLRRLDLHARQLQLNEMLDPPARTFALAAQLAQLEARVEIDALARGAALADRNAERLFRRHLASYFAAAVMMPYARFLRACEATGYDVSVLERRFGASFEQVAHRLTTLQRVGARGLAFFMIRIDRAGQASKRYAGASGAALVEANARCPLWRLHRAFDRQGALAVQLVELEDGARWFTQARAVGAPGGRADAAPHEVVAEFAIGLGVAADHAAGLAAARGLDLSGAATPIGLGCRACLRAACPQRSAAPDGRALLVNDRERGLSALSFAED